TCATCGGGTGAACTGCTGCTGCTGGGCACAGAGGGAGGGCATGTGTTTGTGGTGGAGGTGCCAGGCTTCAGAGAGCTGGAGGAGAATAACATTAGTGTAGATGATGTACAGAGCAGGTGAGAGGTCACACTGGGTCGGCAACAAATTACTTCCTGTTAAGTcagcacatctgaaacattgTTCTATTAAGCTACTaacagtttttttcttaaatataagctgttcataagaacaaataacGCAAAGATGCATTGCAATGTGATTAATGGAAGTTTAtcgtttttttgtaaattaaagcACCATTACATCACATGTCTGAAGTTTTTACCAAACATTGTCAATATTATGAATACATTCTTCTTTGATCTGTAAACCTCTATCCATCAGTTCTAAATCCTCATACTGTACCTCCTGCATATCTACACACATGACTGTCATtcttcaaatattttctgtgCAGCGAGTCCAGTGACATTATGCAACGCTTTCACATGCCTGACATGGCGGATACAGTTACACTTTGTGACAGCTGTCCTGTTCTTTATACTTTCCCAGAGTTCCAGAGGAGTATGTCGGCCGCAGGAATCTGGAGTGTGTGGAGGCCCTGCAGGAGAACCCGCTCAACCCACGGCAGGTTCTGATTGGCTACAGCCGAGGCCTTATGGTTCTGTGGGATCTGGATCGCAGGCGTCCCGTCCAACACTTTCTAGGCACACAGGTAACAAACTCCAGAACTCGCAACACACTTTGTGCCTCAAGACATGGTGATTTTTGCTGAGACGTTGTGGCTTGCTGAGGAGAAATGTGTTGCTCTGAAGGGCGTTAAACTAGAAAAATCTCAGCGATTTTCTTTTAAAGTGGGACCTGGACTGTATCTAAGGATTAGAATGTGACAAAGGCTTTAAGGTGGACTCTTGACTTGGGCCAATAAAGAACCACAgggaacaccctagcaaccacatagcaacgccCGGGCATTCATCCACAGCACCCTACTGTTCATGGGACAAGTTTTTCACAGGCAAGCACTTTTCTTTCAAAAATCGAATGTTTTAGTTTCTCTGTATTCCCTGTAGCAACTGGAGAGCGTTTGGTGGATGGAGGACGGTGGGAACATTCTCAGTTCCCATAGCGACGGAAGCTACTGCAACTGGACAGTAACTGGTGAAGATCCGCAAACTGAACCTGAGAAACAAGAGATACCATACGGCGCCTTTCCCTGCAAGGCCATATCTAAAGTTTTACAGCTGCCAACAAAACAAGGGTGAGCGTTATATTGTTTTATGAGAcggtgatgtttgtgtgtttctaaCTGATGCTGAGACAGGTGTGTTTGCTTGTGGTGTCATTAACTCTGAGCGCTTCTCTGTGACTCACACTGTATGGTTAATATTTAATCCTTTTACAGAGCTTCATATTTTCCTCTCTACCTTGAAATCTTGCGTCGGATTTCCGCCACTAATCTCGAGCACATTTTATCCTGCCGTTTCATTTAATTTCCCGTTTCCTTGTTTTTCTCCTTCTCTTAATAAAGTGTGATGTGAAGTTTCCCGATTTGGAAAGTTAGGGAAGAGCCAGGGGGATGTTTTTAGTTATTTGTCATTGTGTAGATGCATTAATGATATGAAGAAGATGATATCAATGTTTGTCAAGGCCACAATAACTTAGCTGTTGGGGTTTGAACCTATACATTTGGCTGTTTATGATACATACATACGTTTCCATCATTTACTATACCACCAATATATACAGTTTAGCAAAATAACTTTCTACTGTTGTAATCTGCACGTAAAACCTTCTGTATCTTCTGTGCCCCTTCCCAGTCCACCGTTCCTCATCTTCAGTGGAGGAATGCCGAGGGCCAGTTATGGCGACAGACACTGCATCTCCATCATCCACAGCAAAACTCACGAGGCTCTGGACTTCACATCGCGCATTATCGACTTTTTCGTCATCCGGGAAGGAGAGGACCATAGAGGTAAGAGGGAGAAGTTGATGTTTATTGTCTTTGGCTCAGGTGATCCGATAACGCATGCAGGAGACACGGATCTCTGTTTACATCTAGTCATGACTTGCATTTATAATGCGTTTTTGTGACCATTTATAGATTTTAGGACAGTTGTAAAATAGGGTGtgttctgtttttataaattgttaaaaaaaaattgatttgACTGTTTATAcgtatgaacatgaaaatacTGTCTTCGAATATACACATATAGTTTGTTATTCAGGCCTGTCAAATGTCGGTTTCGTTTCACTGCACTTGCAAAAATGAGCTGCAAACGGCTCCTGTTGCATTTCTTGAACTCATCTAGTAGAGTATTGTGCTAGCGACGCAACATTCATAGGTtcaattcccagggaacacacacacacctatacAATGTTTAGCATTATATTTGCCTTTGACTTAAAGATGCATTTGTAATCTAAATGTGCACGTTGCAGGTGACCCCAGCGCTGTCGTGGTTTTGGTGGAGGAGGAGCTGGTGGTTATTGATCTGCAGACTGAAGGTTGGCCCGTCATCCAGACACCCTACCTGGTGCCATTACACTGTTCAGCCATCACGTGTTCTCACCACGTCTCGTCCATCCCGCTCAAACTGTGGGAGAGAGTGCAGGCGGCCGGAGCCAATCAAAACACACACTACTCCAGAAAGGTGCGCACATACAAAggatcacacacacagatacataaAGGTCAAGCTGGGACCCCTGAAGTTCAGATGTGCATGCTTTGTGTGATTTGAGTTACTACATGGTGATTTTAGGCGAAGCGAAGATGCTCAGGGGTTTGcgcatgtgtgtatgtgcaagcttttttaaaatcattaaatcaaATAGTTGTTATAGGAAAGTTGCATGTAACAAAAGTTTTGATTCTTGTTGTAGGGCAGTGCGTTTTGTATCAGAGCGCCATAATAGTGATTTTGTGTATTTCTATGGTTCTGTTCAGTGTTAAAGTTAAATGTTAACTTCTGTTGACTTCAAAGTACACCCAAAAGTGTGTCAAGTGTTTTCACTGTGGTCTCTTTGATGGCGTCATGACCGTCTTTCATCTTTGCCTTACATTCATTCAGCGCTTGTTTTCctgtttctgtctttttaaAGCCTTGGCCTATAAACGGAGGGCAGAATCTCTCTCCAGACCCTCCGCAGAGAGACCTGCTCCTGACAGGGTGAGTGGACCGCTGTCAAATAACACAAcacatattttttgtaaatccCTGTGTTCATTATAACAAAGAGCTACACGGTgcaaaattaactttttttccATATGTAATAGTGGTGGGTAAATTGAGATTTTATTGGCCATATTTTTTACTAGCAGAGGCTGTAACAATGTGTTTCTTTATAAAGCAAGTGTTAAAAGAACAGACGTTAGCCCTAAAGTGCTGTAAAAGTCTCACTTAATTAAAATCACtgagaaaaaagaaattaaagaaaGCAAATAAAGGCAACAACGTATACACTAGGTAGTCACTTGAActcatatttttagttttttagttttattttcttgtttttgtgtcATTGAGTCATATTTTGTTTTAGACAAATAATTCATGGATTATATTGCAAATCCTAAGTAATTACAGGCAAACTATCCAGTAACtctgttttatttacttgtcAGATCCAATTTTTACTTGCAGTTGGTTTTTACAAAGTGTTAATTGTGGATCCTGTCTAGAATGCGTTTATGGAAAACCATTGGGTTTTTCTGTGTAATGGGATCTGTTAAGGATCTGTAGTGTTTCGACTCTCTCGTATTCTTTTGAAATTCCCTGGAGAAAGACAGATTTGCAACACTTACAGAATGAGGAACCAACATTGAAAAATGATTCTTACCGcatgacattaaataaataaatgttccctgctcattaaaatgtttgtatcTTTTTTCTGGAAGGCACGAGGATGGCACAGTGCGCTTCTGGGACGCCTCGGGGGTCTGTCTTTTCCCCATGTACAAGCTTAGCACAGCTGGTGTCTTTCATACGGATGCCGACCCGAACGATAACATGAACCAGGGCAGTGAGGGAGAGTGGCCTCCGTTCCGCAAGGTTTCTTTCCATTCATTCTTGTTCCAGTAGTTGATTTCATAAAGAagagaatgattttttttaacacctGATTTTACTTGATATCTTTTTATGATTTGTGAACGTCAGGTGGGCTGCTTTGACCCGTATAGTGACGACCCTCGGCTTGGCATTCAGAAGATCCACCTGTGTAAATACAGCGGGTACCTCACGGTAGCTGGAACCGCAGGACAGGTAAAGTCTCATTTGGTTCTCGCACTTCACTTAACTGCAATATTCTCTGAAATATACAGTTCACAGACATGTGGAAGTAAAATGCTACCATTTTGCATGCATGTCATTTCCTGGAAGCTAGGGTGTTTTCTTCATGTGAATATACTGTAATGACGATTGGAGCTCTACAGCCATTTGCCATTGTAACTTCTTGCACCCAGTTGTCACGGCAACTATCAGATTCGTTGTCCTTGTTAGTGGCTGCTAAAGAGTTTGTCTGAACCGCTCTTAACAGTTCAGTAGAGAAAAAAACACCACTGTAAAAGGGCAAAAAAGGCATGTGGTCTGCACAGGTTGAGCCCTATCTGTGCACGTGCCTGATGCAGACGTGTGCTGCACATGATTTGCCAtgattttactgttttacaaacattttgGGGACCATTAATAAATTCTAGTCCACACAATCCTGACTCCTCCCACAAGTCTAACAAACAACCAATAAGAGCACAGCGAATATACTGTAGACTCCAGACACTTTGACTTGAAGGCAAAATGTGTCCAGCATTTGTGAGTAAAGATGTTTGGGTTGGTTTGgcactgttttgttattttaagtggCGCACATGGGAAACATGCCAAGAAGCGATGACTTAAAACAAAGATGCGTGTTGTACAGTCTGCCAAATGTGCCTTATCTTTTCCCGAAATCTTTTTGGGATCATATCACACAATCTAATACACAACgacaatcaaaacaaaaaaacaacataaacctGCCATTACAAGTTCAGTGAAAAGgataaaaagcgctatataaataaaaaataaagttgagaaATGGATTTGCAGAACTGCAAGTGCATTTCGTCATTAATTCCTAGGAGTTGTCACGGTCGTGGAGCGCATCAGGGAAGTTTGAACCCTGGTAAGAGTCATGGAAATTCTTAAAATATCATAGACAAGTCAAGAtttgcatttttgcatttagcagacactttttaATCAACCTTCAGTGCGTTCAATCTGTATGttgtttttatcagtatgtgtgttttctgGGGTCGAATccatgacctttgacctttaaAACGCTTTTAAATATCAGAATTGACTGAAAGTCACcgaaaaatcatgaaaaaaagTACAGCCAAAGGAGTaaacaaaatgtcatttttgtgtgcGTTTCCCTCAGATTTTGGTTCTGGAGCTGAACGACGAGGCCGCCGAGCAGACGGTTGAGGCAACAGTGGTGGATCTGCTGCAGGGTCAGGAAGGCTTCAGATGGAAGGGTCAGGCGCGTCTAGATGTGCGGGAGGAGCCGGTGTTGTTTCCTCCAGGCTTCCAGCCCTTCGCCCTCGTGCAGTGCCAGCCGCCCGCTGTGGTCACAGCAATCGCCCTGCACTCAGAATGGAAACTGGTGGCGTTCGGCACCAGCCACGGATTTGGTTTTTATGACTACcaacagaagaaaaacataATGGTCAAGTGaggaaaaatataagaaataacaTTGTGGTTTTAAACATCCGTAGGGAAATCACTTGAATGTACCTCACTCAGATACAAACACCCGTCCATGCGCACAGACCGAATGCTATAATGACTGTTGTCTGCTGTCTGTTCACAGGTGCACCCTAAACCCCAGCGATCAGATGGCCTTGGAAGGACCGCTGTCCCGCGTCAAGTCCATCAAAAAATCCCTACGCCAGTCTTTTCGTAGAATCCGTCGCAGCCGGGTCTCCATGCGCAAACATCACACCACCAACGCAGCCAAGGTGTGCAGATTTAGGAAGAGTATTACTGCATGAGTTTTTTTGCGACTACAGTGGCTTGATGGTAAATATTGTGAATGTTTTTGTAGCTTCAAGAGATCAATGCCAGGTTGGAGGCTGAGGCTCTTCAGGAGATGGAGCTTGCTCCCGTCCAGAGAAAGATCGAAGCCCGTTCCTCGGACGACTCCTTCACCGGCCTGGTCAGAACGCTCTACTTCGCCGACACGTTTGTCAGTGATAGTAAGTGTTTTTAGGCTCACCTCAATCACTCTTAAGTATCTCTGAATTGTTGTTTGTAGCTAAAAAAAACCTCGATCGTCGTCTTTCGCAGGTACGCACAGTACACCCTCACTGTGGGCCGGGACCAATGGAGGAGCTGTGTTTGCTTACGTTCTCCGCATCCCTTCAGTGGAACGGAGGATGGAGGATCCTGTGATGGCTCATCcaggttaaaataaaataaaatatataaatgattaattgcgattaatcacatcaaGAATAAAAGTTCGTGTTTAcatatttgcatattaataAACGCACACACTCATTTTACATCAATGATAAttgaattataataaataaataattttaattattggtaaatataaataaatacatcaaaatatttCCAATTAATCCTTTGACAGCCCCAAAACATAATAATATGCAAATAATTAATGTGTAATAATATAAATTGCATTTTACATATCTGCAGCTAAAGAGATTCAACTGATGCATCGGGCTCCAGTAGTCGGTCTGGTGGTCTTGGATGGGAAAGGGGCCCCTCTGCCTGAACCCCTGGAGGTGGCCCACGACCTGGCTCGCAGTCCTGAAATGCACGGCTCCCACCATCTGTTAGTCGTGTCAGAAGAGCAGCTTAAGGTGAATATTGacgttattattataaatattatttgccTTTGTTTCCCATCAGAGATCGTGTCTTactgtgcgtgtttgtgtgtgcagctGTTTACTTTGCCCAAAGTGAGCAGTAAGTCAAAGCTGAAGCTCACGGCGGTCGATGGATCCCGCGTGCGCCGTGTGGGCGTGGCGTGGTTCGGAAGCCGGACCGACGAACAGCTGGAAAGCAGCATGGTGGTTTTGACCAATCAGGGTGAGCTTCACGTGATCTCTCTACCCTCCATCAAAATGCTGGTGCACTATCCCTGCATACGGAGAGAGGACGTCAGCGGAATTGCCTCCTGCGTGTTCACCAAATATGGCCAAGGTAGGAGATGCTGGATTTGATTTACAATTGTATATTTAGCTGATGCTTCAACactcatttaaatataaatattgcaTCGTGAAACTGTTTAGGTTTCTACCTGATCTCCCCGTCTGAGTTCGAAAGGTTCTCTCTTTCCACCCGTTGGGTGGTGGAACCACACTCTTTGGTCGAGGCTCCTCTTCAGATGAGGTGCAAGAAGCCATCGAGTCCCATTCACAAGAACCAACCAGACACAGAACACAGGTTTGTGTAGATGGCAGTTAAGCTGTGTTATTTATTGAACTATAggttataatattatatttgtcTGATGTCAAACACTGACAAcagatttgttttgtgtttgttgtccCTGCAGGAATTTCACGAGAGACAGAGAAGGATATGGTGAGACTCAAAGTGCCTTTTCTAAGCGTCTGTCATGTTCGCAAGCTAAACAATTAATACTAAAACACGCATGTTCTCAATGTTTCTTTGAATGTTTCACCCCGTCATTCAGTGAAATCTCTCACAAATCGGACGCAATCTGTCATCGATGCAACAGTGCCATATGATTTTTATCTTTTGTGCATGGCTGTTGCATCAATCGCGGATTGTGTTTTAAAGTTCGCTATGAAACGTTTGCATGTTTTCACTAGACTGATCGATGTGCTTGTGTGTTCCAGAGAACTCTGCTAGTCAAGTAATGGAGCATGCTTTGCTCAACGATGAGAGTGAGTACATGAGGAATCAGGAGTTAGTCAAACAGAAATAATTCCTGTAACTCATTGGATTTGGCAGCTCGGACAATTGACAGATTATCAGTTTGTGTGTATCATGCTTGCAGTGTTTTAAACATGCAAATGGCTGAAAGTAACAATCTAaacatgttgtttgttttcaaaaaataaTGGCCTGTGCAGTCGTGTGTGCATGATCTGTAACTTTCATTATCCTGCACAATAATATTGTCGTATGTTGTCATTATTGCAATGAATTTGCAGTCTGTGTTCAAGTAAGATTGACAGTTTGCTGAACTGTGCATTAGCATTCGACTAGCTTATTAGTGCTtagaatgtattttaaatgaaagacTATTGAGTGTTTGTTCGAAAAATGTCTTGCTCTAACACAGGTGTGCTTCAGGAGATCCAGAAGTCTCTAGAAGGAGATCAACCGTGAggaatttcattttcatttagatCAAATTGCTTTTAATATTTGGTACAGCTGGATTAATCTGCCTGTTGTTTGATTAAAGGTCCTTTCTAGAGAACAACGTGAAGACTAAGTCTAGAGAGGGCAATGTGCTGAGCAATGGAGGCAAGTCATGGTTTAATTTATTCATACATTAAATAACTAACTTgcatatagatggtttcatcagacgcacacaCCTGGCCCGAGGtgaacttccggtctgtgtctGGTTATAAtacaacaaattattttatatataatttatatttattaatttgcatcaatattttattgtatatcaattgtattgcattaaataaaaactactcaacagttattgattctttatggaggtctaccagaagttaggtttgggccacataacgtttatgttgttgccgctgaaaccgtctatgcAACGAGGGAGAGGCGGCTCGGCTCTGCTTAAAAAACGCGAGCCGAGCACAAAGTACCTGAATGCCTAAGGCATCACAGAGTTCACACTCTCCCTCGAGTGTGCATTTATATTGTGATGAATCTGttccaaaaataaatgtttatatatataaacatttatttttggaaCAGATTAATCAGGATTAATTGCTTTAATGGCACTAAAATATGTATTAATGGTTTCAGCGACACTGGTAGACGTACAGaaagaatacatttataaaatttaaataaacacaaatatttattttgtaattgaatatttgcgattaatcgatttgacagcatatatataatagtaatacattacaataaattaaaGCGATTTATACTTGCATTAAGTGTGCTTCAACTTTATAATGCTCTAATTTTCTGTCtgtataattataatattttataataatcattttataaatcattttcttttctttgctaaTCGCTATTATTTGTATTACAGTTAATCACTAGCCAAAGTTGTAAATCGTGACCGCTTTTAACGCCTAAATCTCTTTTTCCCTTGGCTTTTTACAGACTGAGCCTTTAAATCCCAGTGCCTGAACAATTCTGGATCCATTCTGCATTCCAGATTTGCTTACGATTCAAACACTACTGCTAGTACCACTACTGAACCATGCGAAAGCCTTGCCCTGGAGAGAGGAATCTCCCGCTCACAGCTTCTACACCCAGGGGGACAAAATCGAGTGAGAGACCACCACCAGTGCCTGCTAAAACCAATCACTGTATCTCCACTCAATCCATTACATGCTGCACGTCCACCTCGCAAGCTTCCCAGCATCATGCATAAACTGCTGCATTTGAAACTGGCAGTttaggtttttttgtttttaacttcattttaaatgcatgatttttcttttataccaGATCGAGTCTGCATAGGTAATATGTGGTAAAAATGCCAGTGGATGATGCTGATGATTTAGGGTAGGACGACAAGGCAACATTAGGATTTGCAAACTAGATCCGAGGACTAAGTGGCTCATGTAAAGTATGAAACACCTCACCGAGTATTTCACAGGAAGTAGTGTTGCCTTTAACCCCGTCCAATCCAGTGAGAAGAGTGGTAGATATCAGATTATATATAGGTACTTATTTTTACACTACTGTGTAGTACACATGCTGTAGTTTCTGGGGTGTACAGTTTTCTGAGGGGCTAGGATTTGAACTTccttttttaattgtaaaacgTTTTGATATGCCAATTATGAACGATGTAATTTAGGAATGTAATTTTAAGATATTGtagtcaaatgttttaatatatgtgtatatgaaaATCTGTTTTACCAGTGGGTTCATTTTTGGAGGGCTGTATTTTCTGATCCGAGGAAATATTTTGGTACTGTCTCCTGAAATGCTTTTTAGCGTTTTCTTTGGGGGGTTCTAGAATATATTTTTGTAGAGACATGATTATGTATGAGAACACTAATTATTATTCTTTGTAACTTCACACTACAGTCTTCTCAGTAAATTTTTCACACGAAAGGTCtgtctgtgttgtttgtttttgttttacttcaGCATCCGTTCAGGTAACTCCATTAATGGTGATGGTGTGCATGCATACGTTGACCAGAAGTATGGCCACTCTTTTTCACCATGTCTGTACTTGTACAGTAGtttacatatcgctgctgtccttctgaaacctcctTATCtgggattttttttgttattgctataaatcattatgattacatttacatttagcagacgcttttatccaaagcgacttacaaaggggaaaacaatagaagcaatatgTGCAACAGAAGAACAGCAATGCATAGgagcagtaaaactggtctcagtcagcctaccacagtatacgaagctaagaaTATCCTTTTTTAAGGGGGAttggaaagtagaaaagaataAGACTGtgctaatgggtcagatgttgacggaagagatgtgttttagccgattcttaaagacaactacagaatctgctgatcttgtggcaagagggagatcgTTCCAGAGTCGTGGAACACATCCGGAGATGATTGTCAAGGGagtttgcaaatatctaactaataaaaagtatttaaaagtgctCGTCAACCTTGACAACactgtatttaattatttataaagtacagtgtttttacatttcctgaaaagcGTTGAATtcggacatccgaggtttcagaagggtAGCGACGATATAGTAAGGTTGACTACTGCAGTTCAAATAAGTAAAAATGCATGCATTCTCTCATTGCTCcttgatatttctctttttttaatgataaactaaatgcaaccgtttatatgagatacaACTGGATTTTTTAAAGTGAGTTCAATTTAAGTTAAACCTCGTTTAATATAACATAACATTTAAGGCAGCTAAAATTGGTGATTTTTTCTTACAGTGTTGTTGAAATGTTACAAACAGTCTACATAAAACGATTTTTCAATAATTAACTTATTAAATTTATAATGATCTTTGTTTGAAAAAATACTGAGGTCTTATGAATTTACTAAAAGGAaaccacccaaaaatgaaaattctgtcatgaattacccgCCCTCTAGTTATTCCAAacctttgtttggttgaacacaaagttcTTTTTCtgttaaaagaagatattttgaggaatgtaggaaagcaaacagttcggggcacctttgactttaaaatgtttctactatggtagtcaatgatgccccatcctaacattcttccaaatatcttttttgtgttcaaccgaacaaagaaatgttcacTGGTTTGGAATAACTACAGGGCGGGTTgttcatgacagaatattcatgtttgggtggagtatcccttaagccagtggttctcaaacgtttttGTTGTatggccccctttgtgtagagtgcattgctttgcggccccccaaataaagacttataatcttaaatttaacatttttatttaaacaaaaacattcggTTATACAGTggtgaaacatcaattcttttgtctggtggtcttatttttctgatgtttgattacataaaatctatgatcaaattctatattttataaaatgccacaaaatctgtggccccctggatccatctcgggccccccccaggggccacggcccccagtttgagaactactgcctTAAGCTCAGATGAATCCATTTTGATTCATAAAAGTGTTTATTAGGTGAAGCCAGAACTGTACAAACTAAACCCGCCCCTTGATGACACCAACCAATATCATTTTAAATTGCTGGCAAATCAGCATATTTTGTCTGGAAACAACTTTTTCCTGTAGGATTTGTTAATTCCTCAGATTGATTCCTGGGTGACCTTTTGGGGTCTCCAGGTGGTTTTTGGCAAGTTTGCAGGAAGTACATTTAGGGTGTTATTTATTAGTGATTTGTAAAAATGTGAGCTCTACAAGTTTTAATATTGATAGAAATTGCtagtttttcttttgatttgtGTAGTTCAAATGTATAATGaattaacacatttatttagaGGAGTCTTAAGTTTTAATTGAGTAAATGACATCCTCTTTCATATATGTTttgaaaagaaatctaattatttcattttattttatgatttacATAAACTTCAAGAAAATGTACCCTATGGTAAGATCAGTTGTCATACATGCTTAGCCAGGAGTTTTGATCATCTATTATTGAGAGGCGCTTTGTTCCCTAATCAGCTCAGATACTCGCCTGATATTGGACACCAGCACCACAAGAATGTTGAAGAATAGCTGTTTACCGCATTCTATCACACAGCGTTAAAAATAGCTTGATGGCACATggaattaaaatgattaaaaaacgtATTTTACCCAAAACAGATACTGAATCTTACATTTGACTAGATATTTGCGCTTTGACAGCAGACTTGCAAAACAGCATAAAAAAAGACTAATGAATTTGAAAGCAAAGTATTCTGTCAGACATAATTTTAAACAAGACCTTGAACAGAAAGTACTCCTGCTAAAATATTAAAGTAAT
This genomic window from Triplophysa rosa linkage group LG18, Trosa_1v2, whole genome shotgun sequence contains:
- the llgl2 gene encoding LLGL scribble cell polarity complex component 2 isoform X1, whose translation is MKRFRRHGHESQRDKHKQDLYQFNKTVEHGFPHQPSALGFSPSLELLAIGTRSGAIKLYGAPGVEFMGLHDENAAVTQVHFLPNQVEFVTLLDDNSLHMWTLRAHNGMSELLEIGRFTLSGPPGAPPSVTRVTAVLAHSSGELLLLGTEGGHVFVVEVPGFRELEENNISVDDVQSRVPEEYVGRRNLECVEALQENPLNPRQVLIGYSRGLMVLWDLDRRRPVQHFLGTQQLESVWWMEDGGNILSSHSDGSYCNWTVTGEDPQTEPEKQEIPYGAFPCKAISKVLQLPTKQGPPFLIFSGGMPRASYGDRHCISIIHSKTHEALDFTSRIIDFFVIREGEDHRGDPSAVVVLVEEELVVIDLQTEGWPVIQTPYLVPLHCSAITCSHHVSSIPLKLWERVQAAGANQNTHYSRKPWPINGGQNLSPDPPQRDLLLTGHEDGTVRFWDASGVCLFPMYKLSTAGVFHTDADPNDNMNQGSEGEWPPFRKVGCFDPYSDDPRLGIQKIHLCKYSGYLTVAGTAGQILVLELNDEAAEQTVEATVVDLLQGQEGFRWKGQARLDVREEPVLFPPGFQPFALVQCQPPAVVTAIALHSEWKLVAFGTSHGFGFYDYQQKKNIMVKCTLNPSDQMALEGPLSRVKSIKKSLRQSFRRIRRSRVSMRKHHTTNAAKLQEINARLEAEALQEMELAPVQRKIEARSSDDSFTGLVRTLYFADTFVSDSTHSTPSLWAGTNGGAVFAYVLRIPSVERRMEDPVMAHPAKEIQLMHRAPVVGLVVLDGKGAPLPEPLEVAHDLARSPEMHGSHHLLVVSEEQLKLFTLPKVSSKSKLKLTAVDGSRVRRVGVAWFGSRTDEQLESSMVVLTNQGELHVISLPSIKMLVHYPCIRREDVSGIASCVFTKYGQGFYLISPSEFERFSLSTRWVVEPHSLVEAPLQMRCKKPSSPIHKNQPDTEHRNFTRDREGYENSASQVMEHALLNDESVLQEIQKSLEGDQPSFLENNVKTKSREGNVLSNGD
- the llgl2 gene encoding LLGL scribble cell polarity complex component 2 isoform X2, with protein sequence MKRFRRHGHESQRDKHKQDLYQFNKTVEHGFPHQPSALGFSPSLELLAIGTRSGAIKLYGAPGVEFMGLHDENAAVTQVHFLPNQVEFVTLLDDNSLHMWTLRAHNGMSELLEIGRFTLSGPPGAPPSVTRVTAVLAHSSGELLLLGTEGGHVFVVEVPGFRELEENNISVDDVQSRVPEEYVGRRNLECVEALQENPLNPRQVLIGYSRGLMVLWDLDRRRPVQHFLGTQQLESVWWMEDGGNILSSHSDGSYCNWTVTGEDPQTEPEKQEIPYGAFPCKAISKVLQLPTKQGPPFLIFSGGMPRASYGDRHCISIIHSKTHEALDFTSRIIDFFVIREGEDHRGDPSAVVVLVEEELVVIDLQTEGWPVIQTPYLVPLHCSAITCSHHVSSIPLKLWERVQAAGANQNTHYSRKPWPINGGQNLSPDPPQRDLLLTGHEDGTVRFWDASGVCLFPMYKLSTAGVFHTDADPNDNMNQGSEGEWPPFRKVGCFDPYSDDPRLGIQKIHLCKYSGYLTVAGTAGQILVLELNDEAAEQTVEATVVDLLQGQEGFRWKGQARLDVREEPVLFPPGFQPFALVQCQPPAVVTAIALHSEWKLVAFGTSHGFGFYDYQQKKNIMVKCTLNPSDQMALEGPLSRVKSIKKSLRQSFRRIRRSRVSMRKHHTTNAAKLQEINARLEAEALQEMELAPVQRKIEARSSDDSFTGLVRTLYFADTFVSDSTHSTPSLWAGTNGGAVFAYVLRIPSVERRMEDPVMAHPAKEIQLMHRAPVVGLVVLDGKGAPLPEPLEVAHDLARSPEMHGSHHLLVVSEEQLKLFTLPKVSSKSKLKLTAVDGSRVRRVGVAWFGSRTDEQLESSMVVLTNQGELHVISLPSIKMLVHYPCIRREDVSGIASCVFTKYGQGFYLISPSEFERFSLSTRWVVEPHSLVEAPLQMRCKKPSSPIHKNQPDTEHRNFTRDREGYGVLQEIQKSLEGDQPSFLENNVKTKSREGNVLSNGD